The stretch of DNA attttaattaattctgCATTTTTTTGTAAGTGAACATTACCTGAATGATGATAGCTGCTCTATTCTGCTTTCTTAACCGAAGCTCATCACGTGCAATTGTCCCCCGGATCACGGCTTGAACGAGAACAGCAGAAGAGCACAACAATGCATAAGACTTTCTAGCCTTACACATTCGTGCACCTTTCTGGATCTTCAAAGCAGCAGTCTCTCTCTTCCTGTGCTCATAATGTTGGCGTGCTATTTGTCCTGGCATCACATGTAAAATAAATGTACATGCTAAAGAAACGTGTATGATAACATTGGTTAATAGAGCAGGGAGAAAGGGTAGTCACCCCCTGgattgaaaaaaatttaaattttcttatGTAATTTGTCCTAAAATCTGGGCTTCAGCCCCCCGATGTATTGATCTGCTCCCCACCCTCCCTTGCCCCAAAGTGTAGGTCTACCACTACAGTAGAAGAAATAGATGTTGATAATTAACTAAGAATGAAACACAAAAGGCATCAAATACCAGTCATTACCTCTGCAAAGAGCTTGGATTTGAACAGCAGCTTTACATAATGAGATAAAGCTCTTACGTGCCAAATATGAACGGTATTTCCTCTGAATAATACTTGCAGATCTTCCAAGGACCTGACTCCGGAGATAATCAATTTCAGCCATCTGACCAGCTCTGAGAAAAACTTTTGTTTTACCAATCTGTAAAACCAGATGAGATTCAACACATAATTCAGATTATAGTTATATGACACAAAGAAATGATGATTTCAACCTCCTATGAAGGCAGGAAAAAAGGTCAGGAATTTAATTTGATATTCTGCAGAGTCCAAATTATTCAAACAAGCAGTCTTCATGCAATATCACAATGAACAAATATCTTCTAAAGCCCATTAACATGCAATTGGATGATTTCACAATACACAACCAAAAACCACAAAATTCATGTACAAGCTCCAAGACGTAAGGTAACAGCCTAATGTATAAGAGAAGTTAGGCAGAATATATATTACCAAAAGTACCTGATAACCTTTAATCCCAGTCTTCTTCAGAAGTCTTTGACACGCTGTGAACTCATTACAACTATCACAGAGCAAGGAATTAGAAAAATAAGTCTGGATACAGTCCTGAGAAATTTAGTAGAAGCATTATTGAAGGAATCTAAGAAAGTTGAGAAATCTAGAGCATATGATGGAAAGTAGCATTAAATTGACTCTTAACTGAATGAAAGTAGAGGAGCACTCGAGGATTTgagccaaagcagatttaaGCGAAAAAAGTGCGAGGCAAATAGCTGATTCCTTACAACATGTTGTTTTTCGATTACCAAAAAAATAAGGCATGAACAACATAACATCTTCAATGCAAATTCATCTATAAACATTCAAAGAAGACAACTTTCAGAAAAGCTCTTTCAAATTATGGTTATCCTGAATAAACCTCTCATAAGACAATCTAACAAgacaataaataaatttagatcAAAGAAGAGATAAAATGAATGTGTGATAATGGCAATGGTACAGAAACGTAGTTGTGTTGAAGGATCATCAATAAGTTGAAatgcattttttttataaaaatttgcaGCCTAAGTTACCATGCAAATTGTAACTGTAATGGTAAAACGTCAAGAATGAAGTTCTATAGTTGATCTCGATTTTTATCTAGATCCACATCAACTAAACAATAAAAAATGCTGTGTGTTTGAAAATTGACATTTTTTAGTACTTTAAAAGAAAACCTTTTATTCAGCCCTGCATTTGTGTAAAAGCTATTTTCCATGATATGAACCGGACGCTCATTAATGTCAATGTCAACAATGGCTGCTGAAAGTACCTTCCATCTAAAACACATGGCTCGAGGATTTTGAATCTATTCAGGAATTCATCAAAAGGTTTTCGACTAGGATATCCAGCACAGCtaattctgattgcctccattACACCCTGGAGACAAATTTCTCTTAATTTCAGAATGCTCACAAAAGCAAGAACTCCAGTAGAGATACAAATGAAAAGAAATACAGAATCTCACCCCACAACGAAGTTGCTGAAGTACATTAGGATTCTCAAAGATAGAAGGCTTCAGAAGATTATTAGGCTTCACACAACGAACATAGTGTGGCTCTGTAGCACTGAGTGTCTCGAGCAAAGCTTGAAGTTGTTGCTGTAAATTATGCGACAATGATGAACTGGAAGAGTAAAATCAAGATAGTATCTAATGTTCAAAATATATGGTAAAACATGAACCTTAAATCGAGAACCGATAGAAgagaattttgatgattttgatgattcCTCGGGTAAAGGTGGGAAGAGATTAGACACAAAGGAGCAGCTTGAAGCACGAAGGAGAGCCTGATGCTCAGGAACTACATAGTCTTTGTTCTTATCCAAAAACAGTTCTGTCTGATAAGTGACCTGAAATGGTGcacaaaatatgaaaataaaaccTCAGAAGCATCTTTTTTTAGCGAAGTACTCCAATGTTTCTTCTGTTGCTAATGCATATAAAATGTGCATACATCACCGGCATAATGGCAAATGGTGAAGTCAGTCCGTGAGAACTTAGGCTTGCTAAAGCGCTTATGATCCTTAAATGTCTGGTATAGCTTTTCCACAAAAGTCTCATGTGTAGATTTTGGAAACATGCTGCATGAAATACACAATTTAAAAGGTGTATGCACGGTAATGCAGATTATGATATCAGTTAAGATATGTAAATAAAAGTGCATACATACCAAGCCTCATCAAGAAGAGCAATAATGCCTCCAGGTTTCTAAGAAAATAGATGAGATCGGAAATTAATTCATGACGTAAAAAAGAGTGATACAACATAAGACTAAAATGACCTAATCAAAAAAATATGCCAACCACCAATGCCTTTACTTTACTTCTTCATTGTTAGATGCTTCCTGGAAAAGTTTACTTATTATAGACAGGCATCACTTTGTGTAACTTCAATACTATGAAGATACCACAGATAGTTAAGGTCATAGAACATGCAAATAACTTCAATACTAATAAAAATACCACATAAAGTTAAGATCATATAACATGCAAAAGAACGCCTATTACTTTTGGAGACAAGGCTAACAGTAATAGTTAGGCAATAGTTCCGTCAATAAATGAGTCAGTGAAACACAAGTTTGCTCAGCAAGGTAGGGAGGAACATTATAAAGCATAATGTATCGCCAGGTAAACTCCCATCATAAATGTCATGTATAGCCACATCGTAAATCTGTGGATAATTTTCTTTGAAGTGTCATACACTCTAAAATATATCCTATATATAATGAATGATAATGGATCTAACATCAGAAAAATAATGAACAAGTAAGCATACTATTTAGTTACAGAGCACATAGTATTTGATGTTCGCACCTTTTCAATAAGATCAAGAATATCTTGATTATCAATGAACTCTATGTAACTCcaatcaatttcttcttttgtaTACTCTTCTTGCTCCATTTTGAAAACATGCTGCCAAAAAATGAGTGTGATCTTGGactcaacttttgctttatttGAACTTATTTACTAGTAGAATTTATATTATTGTCAACCTCTGACAAATGATAAGAGAATAGTATGTCTAACATATGTGCACCTGATTGAAATGTTGCTGCAGTTTTTCATTGGTCAAATTGATACAAAATTGCTCAAAGCTGCAGCAACATGTTAACGATAAAAAATTAGCAATctaaagaatttgatatcagagtCGAGAATGAAAATTATTGCATAACATTCGTGCAGATGTCACGTAGATTTACTTTCAAAAGTGAGTTATTACAAACAACGGCAATCACCATACACAGGATGGCACAAGTAAAACGCTCCTGTATCCTTCTCTTTTGTCATGTTCAATATTGCATaacaaatcaagaaaaaaatatagGACTGCATTCACCGAGACAGGAGAACAATAGCAAATTGCTGGGGAAAAGGCAAAAAAAAAGGCTGGAAACCAAACATTCAAGTCCATAGGCACCATCACAATTAACAGGGCTCTTATGCAGTATTTTGCAGTATATTAACCATCATAAATGACGAATATTAAGCATACCAGTTAAGCACCTGTTTGTCTTGAAACTCTCAAATCCATAAATATCCAGCACCCCAATTAAGGATTTTGAATCAGGATCTTGGCCTATGGAACTGTTGATCTTGTCAACAAGCCTGACAGAGAAAGCAAACATGGCTGAGTAAAGCATGCACTATAATGAAGATTCTAACAAGTGGTATACATTTTTTGACCAACCAGTCAAATAATCTTGAGTAGAGAATTTTAGCAAAAGCATCTCTACTGACAGCTGCAGCATCTGGATCAAGGTTTTTTGTTATGGCCTCACCACGAGTAACAATGACCCGTTTGCACAAGGAATCTTCAAGGGACTTTTCATCACACCTATACAAAGACTTTAGATGAAGTGTTTTTTGCCCCACAGAAAAATTCCATAGCATCAACCAGAGTGAATCAAGAATTATTCTCAGAGAACAAAATTTATTACATTAAAAGCTTAGCTGTTGTTTTCAGATGAAACAGAGACTGATCGTCCTTTGGCTGTGAAGCATCACTTTCACTAGCCTTCGCAAACTCAATATTACCCAAATGAAGAATTGCCGCAATAGCCCGGAAAATTGCATCCTGTAAATTAAAATCTTAGTAAAGAATTTGAAGCAGCCGATATAAACACGATGTTCAAATTCTTGTACCTGTTCATCGGAGCTGATCCCAACAACATCCATAGCCCTCCTTGTACAAAGGTACTCTTTAGAATCATCAACTCCATCCAATTCGTAGCAATTTGACTGGTTCAAATAATGAAACATCTTGGGATttcccactttaaatttttCAATATCCTATTATCAAGTATGAGAAAGAATGAGAAAATTGGCTTTAAAGAACGGAACTCAAAAGGCTAAAATCATAATAAAATGATAAAGATTAAGGCAAATATAGTTAATTATTTTGTAAAATCTTGACAGGAACATAGAAGAAATCGACTTGAATAGCATAACATTATTTCCATCCACCCCAAAGGTCATGCATGTTGATTTTTCAGCAAAAGTAGATTGAAAAGTTTCATTATATCTATAGATTTGCATATGATCTTTCCAATAGAAGGTGGTGTATCTTAAAATCAGGGTCTATATAAAAGGAAACTAAAATAATGACATCACATGCTACTCTAAATTTAAGATAATATATTAAAGCCAATATTAAAGAAAGGCGTATTAGGACCTCCACAGATCATGTGCAAATAAGCTTCGGCTGAGCTAGTAGACGatatgaataaaaaataatttaacccACATCAACTACATTTTACCTCAGCTGGTGCAGCACAAAGCATATAAAAACAATGATAGTTTCTTTCGGGATCAGATACTTGGCAAACCCGTGATCTTTCCAGTAAATAAGTTCTTATTGCAGCACCAGATATCCTACCACTATTGTTAAACTGAATCTCCACAAATTTTCCAAATCGACTGCAATGAGGATTTCGTAAGCAAAAATGGAGTTAATATCAACCATAACGAGGATGCAGGAGGTATTCTGAGTCAGAATTGACTGACCTTGAATTATTGTTTCTCAGAGTCTTTGCATTACCAAATGCTTCCAGAACAGGATTTGACTGTGAACAAAATGAAATGTCAGAAATAGTTTAATGGAATCCACTTCTGGATGGAGGCAATGAGGAATGTGGTCAAGACAGCAATAGAAAAGCTAGTGTAAATTCTATAGGCAATAAAAAAGATAATATTTGTCAAGATGCAGACCTCAAGAACTTGCTGCTCCACAGTCCGCCCCTCAGCTCGAGCTCTTCCTCCCATATGTGCAAGATATCTCATTAGCATCTTTGTGCTTTCTGTTTTACCAGCTCCACTTTCTCCACTAACCAAAATTGACTGGCTTATACCCTCCTTAATCATTTGTCTGCATCCAAAAGGGACATTTTTTTGAAAAGAACATCAATTACACTGATCAATACTAAGCATTTTGAATAATCCAAAATGTTGCCTGTAAGCTGCGTCTGCAATAGCAAAAGGGTGTGGACTCAGCTCTCCAAGAGCAATTCCTTTGTACCGTTCCATCGTCTCAGTACTGTATAAGTGAGGTAACCGTTGAAAGGGATTCACAGCTATCAATATGTTACCTGTAAAGGTCTGCAAAAAACCATGTTATTTAGGCTTACATAAAACAGTACCAAACAAAAGTTAgaaagattcagtagtgaaGAACAAAATTACAGTTACATCACtcgtattaaaaaaaaaaccttgtGTAAATTAATGTTGCTATGCTGCAAAATGTATTGTTCTAAGGAGAAAAATTAATGAGAAAAAAATTCAAGGAAAATACATGCAGCAGTCCTTCAGTCTTGAAGAAGTAGTAAATTGTATTACGCTGAACATACTCACATATATTTCATCCATATCATATCGACTTCTCAAATTCTGTAGAACACCTGGTTCATGCAGATAAGTAAGCTTTGTCATATCATCCACACCACATGAAGGAGCCTcaggatcttttggatataCATTGGCGACATTGGCTACAACCTACAAATAaagatgaaaaaaatatatttacctTGAAAAGATTTTAAATGGTAATAAGGaacaaaaactaaaaatttaTTCTGAAGGTATTAACAAGGAAGTTCCCAAAGGAAATACTAACCGTCTGTCCTGATGAACAAATCACTTTAATCTCTTCACCTTCAACTTCCATAACTTCCCCATCTATCCAAGCTAACTCAGGATCCTCCACCCATACATGAGATCCAGCAGCCATACTGGCTAAAGCAGCCTGTAAGACAAGTGGAACTCATTTTTTAAATACTTACTAAACCAATTTAAACAGCGATGCAATATGCACATATTTACAAATTGTTTTCTAACTGGAATTTGATTATGCAGTCTGTGGCGGCCAGCTTTAATTTGAATACTTGTTCAAACAGTTCACAGCTCATAGTATAGATATGGAAGTCGCAAAAAAGGCTTTTAATTTGGTAATACAGAAGTCGATGACAAGACCAATGATTTTTAACTTCTTCAACTCAAAATTCCAGTAACCTCTTGAATGTAGGTAACTAAATATAGACTATATTGCTTCAAGCTAAAAATTATGGATAAAAATCTCATGCAATACGCGATCCGGTCATCTATAAATCATTGAAGTAAGCTCCAAAATTACAAATAATTCAGAGACAATAAATGCAAAAACCAAAGTGCGTACCATTTCTGAGATCGGAAGCAGTCAAACTCCGatatttttctttcaaatgatCAATTGCAAAAAACCACCCATCTAACACTTGACCACGAAACGTGACGTACATACGAACCAAGGTACATGTACCttaaaaactaagcatgcacaCAAATCCTACcctcaaaaaaaaatatttcctctCACTCTCTGAGATGCATGAAGAAACGATTGTAGGAATCGATAATGAGGGTTTATAATCCCCTTAATCGTCACAAAAAATATCGATTCTCGACCTTATCAATGAAAATCTTtccttgtatatatatatgaatgtagATCAAACGCAGGCTATAAGATCAAAGAAGGGATAGTAAAAgcacaaaattaaaaaaattccccCTTCGCAACGAAATTTTCGTTTCGCTGGGGAATGGAAATCTATATCTTCTCCTCTTTTCTTCCTGTCTGATCGGTTTTCCACATGCAGAGCAACTAACGTCTTGAATGTGATATGACTCTAATACCCTTGCTATTTGATGATAGAtagatataataaataataaggcaaaaatttatgtgagacgatctcacgggtcgtatttatgagacaagtctcttatttgagtcatccatgaaaaagtattattttttatgctaagagtattactttttatggtgaatatgggtagggttgactcgtctcacatattaagatccgtgagacggtctcacatgagacatactcaaataattatatatgtgTAGGGTAAAAAATGCccaaagaaaataatttttttcgatAATGGtagtaaatataattatttcatATAGAACTCCTCAAAGTCATCTTAATCGATCTACAAGTGAAGTTCGTTTAGACGAAATCATAACATTTAGTTCTTTTAgccaaaataaaaaacaaaattaaaggACAAATATATTTTTACTGATCAAAAGAGACACTATATTC from Primulina eburnea isolate SZY01 chromosome 6, ASM2296580v1, whole genome shotgun sequence encodes:
- the LOC140835171 gene encoding myosin-6-like, yielding MAALASMAAGSHVWVEDPELAWIDGEVMEVEGEEIKVICSSGQTVVANVANVYPKDPEAPSCGVDDMTKLTYLHEPGVLQNLRSRYDMDEIYTFTGNILIAVNPFQRLPHLYSTETMERYKGIALGELSPHPFAIADAAYRQMIKEGISQSILVSGESGAGKTESTKMLMRYLAHMGGRARAEGRTVEQQVLESNPVLEAFGNAKTLRNNNSSRFGKFVEIQFNNSGRISGAAIRTYLLERSRVCQVSDPERNYHCFYMLCAAPAEDIEKFKVGNPKMFHYLNQSNCYELDGVDDSKEYLCTRRAMDVVGISSDEQDAIFRAIAAILHLGNIEFAKASESDASQPKDDQSLFHLKTTAKLLMCDEKSLEDSLCKRVIVTRGEAITKNLDPDAAAVSRDAFAKILYSRLFDWLVDKINSSIGQDPDSKSLIGVLDIYGFESFKTNSFEQFCINLTNEKLQQHFNQHVFKMEQEEYTKEEIDWSYIEFIDNQDILDLIEKKPGGIIALLDEACMFPKSTHETFVEKLYQTFKDHKRFSKPKFSRTDFTICHYAGDVTYQTELFLDKNKDYVVPEHQALLRASSCSFVSNLFPPLPEESSKSSKFSSIGSRFKQQLQALLETLSATEPHYVRCVKPNNLLKPSIFENPNVLQQLRCGGVMEAIRISCAGYPSRKPFDEFLNRFKILEPCVLDGSCNEFTACQRLLKKTGIKGYQIGKTKVFLRAGQMAEIDYLRSQVLGRSASIIQRKYRSYLARKSFISLCKAAVQIQALCRGQIARQHYEHRKRETAALKIQKGARMCKARKSYALLCSSAVLVQAVIRGTIARDELRLRKQNRAAIIIQSHWRGFYAVNQYLWLKVAAIATQCAWRSRMARRELQKLKTAAKETGALQEAKNKLEKYVEELTWQLQLEKRMRADIEGAKNQEIAELQSALEEMQLQFQNSKEILINESEPSNMVSEKVPILEEVPAFDYELVKNLTAENEKLKTLVRSLENKIAEMEKKLDETSKVSEYRLKQTLEAESMIIQLKTTMQRLEEKLSDMESEDHILRQQASLNSPAGKISGHLVQKPMPLENGNFESLHAAPSKKFGTEFDNKMRRSNIERQRENIDALIRCITENLGFSEGKPVCAFTIYKCLIQWKSFEADRTSIFDRIIQSVGSTIEEEANTNNIAYWLSNTSTLLFLLQQTLKATSSTPKKPPQPTSFFGRISQGFRSSPSSAHLSIGGLDGICQVEAKYPALLFKEQLTAYVEKIYGIIRENSKKELSSLVSLCIEAPQSSGGSFSCSSPRNHWKRITESLNGILTTMKDNFVPPVLVQKIFTQIFSYINVQLFNSLLLRKEYCTFSNGEHIKSGLDELELWCRHAQEEYAGSSWDELKHVRQAVGFLVIHQKSRITYEDLTTDLCPILSIQQLHRICTLYWDDDYDTCNVSPEVVSGIKIQMTKDFSEANSDSILLDENSSIPFSIDDICNSLQQSDFRGVKPAAELLENPAFEFLQ